Below is a window of Lepisosteus oculatus isolate fLepOcu1 chromosome 8, fLepOcu1.hap2, whole genome shotgun sequence DNA.
ACAGTGTGTCTGAACTGAGCACAGTTCAGAGGACAGATTCATGCTTGCTTCAGTCTAACCAAAGTGAAGCCCTCAATGTCTCTAAGAAGGTGAAAGGAAAGAGGAAGGCAAATGTTTCTGGTTCActcaaaaaaacagtttctgatgattgcatcagcagcagcagcaagtgGGATGAGTTTGTGTTGAAGAAGCTGACAAAGACCACTGCACAGTGGATAGTGAGCCAGCAGATGCCAGGTCAGAGTGCGAACAAAGCCCGGCTCCAGGACCTGCTCAAACAGCACTATGGGTCTGCCAGTGCCACGGATCTAGTGTGTGATGAGCCCATGAACATGGAGGATTTCCGCAGGTACCATGATCTCCCCAAGGAGGAGCCAAAGGAGCAAATTGTGGACGGCACCCATCCAGAAACACCTCTTCCACTGTACTACAGGCAAGTGAAAAAAACTGACAGCAGAAGCTGTCAGGACACCATGACTCACTTTCCCATACtgcatatattttaatatactgaAAGGCATTAAACACACAACAGTGAATAATGGAACCAATAACATCTGTTATGTGTTGCATGTTTCTCATTAtgtatatttacatacagtaaacctTAGCACAGTGGTTACGAAGAAGCATCTGGGAACCCTTTGGTATGTGTATTTCACACTGTCCAACTGGTATGACGATCAGGAGTTTACAATGGATGTTTGTGCACAGAAATAAGAAGTCCCActtttcatgtttgttttcctgttgTGGTAGATAGAACAGTCACTAGGCACTGTAGAATCACGCTGTCTAGTGATTCTAAGTACTCTTTACATTTACCTCTCCTTCCACCTTCTGTGCTCCAGAGTGCCTGGGTTCTGCCTGCTCCCCACCCAACCTGATGAGCCAGGAGGAAATAATTGGACTGCAGACAATGTCAAGGTTAGGCATCTGGAGCCCCCACAGCCACCGCGTCTCCAGGATAGACTGAATCCCCGGGCAGGAAGATATGTCTACCACACTGACAACTCATTTGAACAGGAGCTCTATTCTGGTAAGGGCCCCaactagctctgttggtagagcatgagactcataatctcagtGAAGTGGGTTTGTGTCCCATGTTGGGCACCAGGCcctccatgttggaggttgggcacaaggctaacaaccCTCTCCTATCAAAAACTAATGTTACAGTTACAGCAACAGGATGTTGCTGTCCCTACATGCCGGAAGGCATAGTGGGCAAAGAGCCATCTATTCTGGTATAACCTCGTGACTTGATCTCATTCATGAGATAGTATAAGTGTGGCTCTATGTCTCCTTTGCtttgtctgtttttctgtgtgaaTTCAGAGATCTCCAGGCAAGTACACCAACATGATGGAAGACAGAGGGATAGGATAATAATGGACAACAACTCGGAATACCAGAAACACCTCCAGGACCGTTTTCCCCGTGGTCCTGAGGAATGGAGTAAAATCGGGGCAGGAATCCGCCCCCCAAAAAGAACAGGTCAGGATGTACCCTTATAAGAACCTGAGACCATCAGCGTGAATACACTAAAAGATAACACATTCTATTACCTTGCAGAGAAACCTTTATAATACTTCTTTCAGATAcattcacccattttctaaccacttcgtACAATTTAAGGTtgcaggagagccagagcccATCCCGACAAACAacaagtgcaaggcaggatacaccctggacaggacccaAGTCCATTGCAGttgaacacacagacacaaacacgcacagtgggccagttttcccagatgccagttcatttatgtctttggactatgtgAAGGAACCTGAGCATTTAAAGGGAAACCCCCAAACACAGAAAGAACATAGATGCTTTATTGTCCACTTCTGTGGACATTTGTCTTTGGCATCTCCCACAGACGTACAGAAcacacacaagcaaaacataagagtcacataaaatcacaatgacagTATGTGATAGATACATACATAGATGGATGAATAAATAGGTGGAGGAGGGAATACATTTACATACAtctccacacaaatagcaccccagaaTTGAACtaagggccccagtgctgcaaggcaacaatTCTAACTACCTTGCCACCCTCTCTTTCAGATACAGTGCTTCCCAAAACAAAACTTGTACGTACTGTTTCAAACTCCACAACAAAAGCCTCTTACCCTCCTTTAATTATGTCAACATCTATAAATGAACACATTGTAATAACATGTTTATATAAGCCTACTGTTATTCAAAGACTACAATCACagttaaagaaaggggccagtTGGCTCACTTCATTCTGTATCTTCCTGCAGCAATTCTGAAGCCTGAGAAAGGGGCCAGGCGATGGGTTAGCCTGCCCAGCCCGGCTGACTATGCCATGGAGAGAGGACTGCAGCCCCCCGACTACAGCGGTCAGGACACTATCCTGCCTGGCACGCTTAGAAAGCAGCCCCAGAGCTGCCCCCCACAAGAGCGCCACGCACTGCGGTACATGGTGGAGGAGTGGAGGAAGGCCTGGAAACTCAGTGGGTGACCTTTCTTTCTTTGCTGTCTGTTTGTCTCTGTCAATAAGACAGCGAATATTATAGTTAGGGGTGAAATTCATACCTACCCAGAATATTTAGTGGCTTTATCTTTTTCTCAGTGGTAAGATTGAGAATGAATTAAAGATAGTAAATTCTGTGTGTTGCCAAATACTTCCCATTAGTGACCCGATGGCAGAATGTGACGATTGAAGGGCTCAAGAGGAACCTCAGTGACCTTCACTATCACGTGCGCATCATTGCCATAGCAACTTGTGCCTCTGGAGCTGTGAACAGGCCCAGTATGGGTCAGGAATCGACTGCAACAGGTTAGGCTTCTTTGTGCCCACTTCGACGTAGTCTAGTGAAAATTCCTTATGCACTTTATGTGGACTAATTTAGGAAGAGCAAAATTCAGTTCTGAATATCTGATTTTCACTGTCTTTCTTCTTCATATCTTCTAACTACTTGTAAGTGTTCAGTTATTTGTTAAGTCCTGTGGATCGGATAAAATAAACTAGTGAAACTATATCTGCTGGAAGGAAATCTATATTAGCCTGTAGATGAAAtggtttaaaatcattttatgtttttcttacTTTCGTCTTAGCTTTGTAGGCTCCTAAGTGTCAGCAGACAGAGTTTAGGTATAATAGCCCATGCCTGTGAGGGTATGTCCCTGGAGTACTCAGGAGCTGACTGTTTTTCTTCCAGCTCCATTTTGGAGGCCCAGGGATGTTCAGGTTGTGCCAGAAGAGCTGCAGCCTCTCCTGCTGTCAGCCCTAGAGGACCCCAGCGACAGAGTGCGTCTGGCAGCTGCCCTGTGCCAGTATGTCATGGGAACAGCTAACAGGCAGGCTAGGAACATTCTTCACAGTGTGCTTCAGCAAGGTGAGAAGGGGTGACTGATTAGAATGAAAGCACTTTTAACACCTGAGACCATCTCATTTGGtatgaaaaaagcatttagtCTCTTCGGCTTCTGTTATAGAAGTCATATTCCGTGCAACAAATTCAAGACAATATCCAATCtgcacacaaatactgtatgtcacattaCTCTGTCTGCTCTGTTGAATAAACAGTTAACACAATGAAAACTGCAACCACTTGGACTCAGGATACAGAATTGCCgctgttaatgttaatgttgatCTTATACATCTGCATTAATTGCACTGTGATTTATGTCATTatatttctactgtatatcagtaaaTGCAGAGTTTGGTGATCTTCATGCATTTGGCAGGTGCAACTCTGTAGTTTTATCAAGCTTATCAgttcattaaatgttttctgaGCTAATAGTTAATTACTAAGAGTTAGTGTTACTttccttattatttttttttaattcagtttcgTTTGGACAGGAAaacaataattttaatattattttttttaatatttaatatttagaaGAACTCTAGCCTATGATTGAAATATGTTCTGTCTTCTTAGATTATCTGCAAAGAGTGAAGAAGGCAAAAATCCATACACACacgctgaaataaaaaaagagatgaGCTGAAGTAGAATAATAAAGTGTGTTTGTCCTGAAGATTTGGCAGGTGTGGgcgcagacagctgggctgccGCTCAGTGCCTGGCACTGGAGGGAGACACCAGCATAGCTGTCATACAGAGGCTCCTCTCTCAGCTGTACGAAGGCGAAGCACATAGTGACAGAGAACAAGCCACTGTCCTGCTGGCCAGCCTCAGCAAGAGCACTGTGTGTACCTCCCcatggttgtttttttctgttttatagtaCCACCGTATTTTCTgatattcaaaacaaaatgcagtgTGAGCTACCCTAAGTGTCTGAACTTTAATTCTGCTGCATTGATTGTAATGTGATTTACATAACAGGAATACACTGCTCAGGAGCAAGATTTACATTTCCCATCATTGTTCTTTTGCATCAGTAATAGCAGAGTTTGATGTCCTTTATCTATCTGGCAGGTGAAATTCAGTGGAATTCACTAAAGTGTCTTTTGATGCACAGGATATTAAACATTTATACTGTTAACATGCTATACGTAAAATGGTGAGTTCATGTTTAGAAAGTaattaaaagtaaatgaaaatctttctatttaatatgattttaacTACATCAGCTCTTTTTCATCCTTGCTCTTACTTTCAGACTTTAGTGCGCTCCCTGCTGGCTGAGAAGCTGAACAGTGGAAACTGGAGAGACAGAGCCGTGTCCTGTAACACCATCGCAGGTCTCAGTGGGCCCATCAATAAGGTAGGGCCTTTTGCACTGTTATCTTGAATCTAATACAAAGCATGTAACTTAAGAGATTTTCATGCTTAAATATACATTCCACTGAGTTAATTCCTCTTTATTCTGTTCATGCGCATCGAGTCATTctacacaaaaataataataaaaaaaccttGGTCTCTGCATTAAAGGAGAAAGTATCAAAACTAAGTAAGCAAAACTAAACCTTATTATTAAAGATTAAAACCTCCATCCAGCCTTAAAACAGTAAACGTgcttaataaaaaacagaatgatcacatctcatatactgtaaagatgTAAACTTGTACGTACGTACGTAGATGtttacatgatcaaatttaattttagcCTGCACACAAAAGTTATCACGCACAAATGATTATATTTACATCTCATTCAGATGTTTTTGCAGCATTTTAGGACAACCTCCTATGGAAAGCTCTTATgtgtggttgtgttttaggacataGCTAACAAGCTAGTATTCCTGATGTGGAATGATTGGAACAGGAACGTGCGCCTGGCTGCTGCTCGGGCACTAGGAAAGATGGAGCTGGGCAAGGAAGTGCACAATGAACTCAGGTATGGCATGGTCATGGGCTAGGAGGACAGACTGGTCACAAGGTTACTGGATTGAGCTATTTCTCTcggtgaaaaaaaaagagatgctGATGGTGGTTTTTGGAATTGATCCTGATGATCTTTTCAGGAAAAAGCTGGAAGAAGCCCCCCCCAGCTGGCGTGTAGAGGCGCTGTCTCTCCTGGCTCAGCTGGAAATCATGACAGCTAAGCTGCTACCAGCATTCCTGTGCTGCCTCAGCGATGACTATGCAGCTGTGCGCAAACAGGCTTGTCAGACTGCTGCTGCGCTCGGTATAAAGGATGAAATGGTGAGGGCTGGACTGGGCTCAGATTAACAAAAGTTCAGCAAATTAAATTCACTGAATAAATAAGGTGAAACTGCAGATTCCATGTTTGAATAACTAGAAACTCTACTAGGATAATCTCTTAGCTTAGAattctgtatatttatttttgtttgcaataaagattaataacatttttatggTTGATTGACAGACTATTCTTAGGacaagagaaaaatgaaaataaaactgcaagaTAATTTCATTCTCATTTGTATAACTTTATGTACATTAGTAATCAGGTTGAGACTAATGTAAAACTGGgacaaaatattctaaatatttttttttaatatatttctcCCCCAATTCTAGGTTTTAAATCATCTGATTCATTTGATGCAGACTGACCCACTGTGGGAAGTTAGAGTCAGAGCCATTTCTGGTGAGATAAGACATTTACTGTGCAATATGACCAAAACTTGGGAAAATTTAAAGCGGTTTATCTGCGTTTACTGTAGAATAACACCTTTGATATTTAGAATCAACAGGTGTCTTTTTAACAGTCTAATCTTTCACTGTTAAAATTATGCAAACCACACTGCCCAAGCTAAATTCCAGTTCAGGCTTTCTTGGTCTAGCCTACGCAAATCCCACCCGTGAATTAAGAAGAAGTTTATTTCTTTCAAACCTTACTTACTGCATGGTGGAGCTGTTGGCACAGAATATGTGCCCTTTAACATATAGATGTGGGATCTACTGTAGTTGATGAGTGGAACACCCAACCTCCCAACTGTATTGGTATCCCCCTAGATGAAAAGTCATATTCAAAATccacaatattaattaaatgcataattaaaacTTTTTACCTATTTTGCCCAAGACTTACAACTCCTGTTACATTCTGCTGTATCCTTGTTTTTATATAATTGGATTTTGCTCATCACCAAACCTCCAAGGCCTGTTCTGCACAGCCACAGTTTTCAGGCTGGAGGCAGGCCCAACACTGATTGAGACTTTAGAGACGGGGAAGCCAGTCACTTTCATAGTGGTGTGCCACAAGCCAGCAGCAGCTGTTGGATTGTGCTAAAGGAAAAGTGGAGTATGTTTGGATTTAGGGTTTCTGATGTAGTTAATTTtccctcactcctgtgtgtcaGCCCTGGGTAAGATTGGCTGTCTGACACCTGCTGTCCAGGAGCACCTCCTCTGGGCACTACACCATGAGGAGGAGCCCAGGGTTCGTATCGCCACATGTGATGCCATCAAAGCCCTGTGTGTAAGTGGGCCTGAGCTACAGCACTTCTTGCAGGAACGCCTTATCCTTGAGGCCAACCCAGAGGTACAGAGGTAAGGCATACACATGGACTAATAATAATTGCAATCCTTATATGGTAAGAATGTATTTTGCATACCCCTTTAAAAGGCAAGCACTATTTAATTTCCATTccaatatttgtatttgtacaaaATAATCTCTTTGAGGGGCACATTTCCAGGCATATTCAATTTCATATTGCCATGCTGCGGTATAACTCCATTTGTATATCCTTTCTCTGCAGGAAAATTGCTGATGTCCTAAGAACATATGGCTGTAGTCTGAATAATGACAAGGATACGATCTGTAAAATCAAGGAACAGGTAGCTTCTTCTTACGATTGTGCTAGAACCTAAAAAAACTGGAAGAAACAAAATACTACTCAGCTGTAAAGAGTGTTTGTTATTTAAACGGTAGCCTATTTCCTCTCTAAAGGTAGACAAACTGTGCACAAAAGGTGTCATCACTCAGAAGGTTCTCAtgctggaggagctggaggaaACACACATGCAGCAGAAACGACACCTTGACCTGGCCAGCGATCCAGGCAGAcagttcacacacacagacatggctCGGTTGCTGGAGGACTCGTACACAGGTCAGCGAAACTAGGAAGAAAACACAAGGCCGCACAATTGTTCCAACTCATTTTTGAAAGAATATGTTCAACTTTAACACGACTCACAGAAAATAAACCATATCTCTTCCAGAACATCATAACCCACAGCCCACTACCCTGCCACCTGATTCAAGGCAGTCTACTGATGAGACCAAAACCCAGGTGCCACAtcctttttctgtttctgtactCCATTCATCTGTTTGTTCCCATTTCCATCAAAGTGACATATATTTTGAAGATAACGGGAGCCAAGTTTCACTTGTTTTTCAAGTCTATTTGGAGCTACAGATAGAGTATTGTCATATTTTttatcacaataaaaaaaatatccttttCATTCAAACAGCAAAGTGTGAATCGTGTCACTGAATTTCTCCATGCTTTCAGTCCTTTTCAGATACCTTCCGGTCTTCAAGCCCAGCTACAGGAGATTCTATTACTACACCACAGGGACACCTCTCCATTGAATTCCATGTCTAATTACACAAACAAAGAGGATCAACTTCTCCTTCAGGCATGTGTCAACAAGAAGGATCTACTGTACACACAATTGTTCTCTGGACAGTTACGATAATTTAAGATGGCATAAATCATGAAAAAcaatctcattaaaaaaaatcttaagtaaTATTTGAATAAATGGACTGTACCAGCAAAGCAATAGTTAAAACTGCATgggatttatttataaaagagATTAAtaagaagacattttaaaatatcattagcCAATAAGCATGAGTCATAACAGTGGAAACcgtaaaatgtattaatacagAATATCAAGGAACATACCGTTGGTTAAAAAAAGTCTTCCTCTTGATTGTTTTTAAGGCTAAAGATGTGGTCCCAAATTACTTATTGTAAACACAATGCTAACACTTCAATTATGAGTAGTAGTCAGTAATAAGTAAAAGTAATAAGTGTACAAAAACTATGAATATCCTGTTTTAAACTGATTCctgtattaatgatgataataCTAGAGGTGCTTAGAAGTATATTTTCTGCATTGTTAGTGTTTTTCTGGTGATTGTTTTGGGGCATTAATCTGTAGATCCTTCCACTGTAGAATTTGCTTAGACAGCTCTTCCACATCTGATACCAAAGACAGAAGCCGAGTGAGAGCATTATCCTGTGGGGGAGAAAAAAAGGATTCCTACTTATATCAACATTCAGAGACAAACATTGTTAAGGCTCTACCTAAATTGTTGTATAAATATACTCTACTGGAAGCAAAGaaggaaaaatacagaaaaggtaattatatttattaaataagtgcattcatttttaaaaacttcaactgaattattttcagaaaattaatTAAGACAACTTTAAGTAATGTAAAACCTCTGTAACATTAAGGATTTTTACTATGCTTTTGTTTTCACAGAAAATAATCTTGGGGAAACTTGTTTGCAAAACAGCCTCTGTGATTAGAATTGTTTTTCAAACTGTACTTCCTTATAATACGTTAATAGTTCCCCAAAAGTTCTTCTGTATTTCAGAACACCTTTATAGATTAAAAACAAGCCAAATTCCACTACTCTCAACGTTACAATTAAATAGCAAATGTGTGACTTGCTATCAACATCACATCAGTCTCACCATTTGTATGCATATCTGTATTAACTGACTGTTTTTGTCCTAATGTGTCtttgcagaaaagagaaaagtgGAGTATAGTTAAATATGCTTAGTTTtgtcctgctttccaaaagattgGTTGTCTCACTAAATGTAGAATACAAGGTACCACATCCAAGATTCTGAGTGATCAAAATGCATGGATATTTTGTCAATTTGGGGTTCCAGAGAGAAGtcaggaaaaacaaacattgcAAATCCCATCATCTGACATCATGCATCGACAGGTGAACATCAAGCACAGAGATTCTATATCATGCAGAGTTACTGTTTGCTCAAGTTGCATCATGCATTTTACAATAAGAAATGTACAttgcaaaatatttaataataataattccttagtttatatagctctttcctggacaatccactcaaagcgtaCAGTGTGCCAGTACGCTCCCTTCACACCAGCTATATGAAATCACAAACTTAGCAGGGCCCTAGCTGTTATGCTTTTCACTCCCCTTTGGATTTTTGTCTTCACTTTTGCAATGCTGCAGCTATAAATGAATTCCTGATGGTGATACTTGTTATTTTAGAATACAAACATATTTAACACACTGATGTCTTATTTTGATCAATATATTCAGTATCCAAAGAGCATTTCATGCGGTTGTATGCCTAAGGAACTTTGAGTAACAGATGTAGGGAGAAGTTTTGCTCTTAACTGTAGGATGCGGTAATTTGCCAATTTAGCCAGCAGGAGGAACTGGCTACTAAGATGCAGTTTTTGGAACAGCTGTTTGTTACAGGTTGTAAAAAAGGCCTGTCAGAGAAACTGGCcttcaatattattttgttgGCTTGGTATTCCTAAGAAATAAATTAGGCTCAGATTATGGCCCAGGGATAGTCCTGGTTCTGGAGTGCTGgcatgtctgcaggttttcattcaaACCATGCTCTTAACAAGCTCAATCAGCTCAGTTCTGGTTTAATAGGACCAATGTAAAAGCTTCTCCCATTGTTTTAGGAGCTGGTGCTTTGAAGAAACCTAGAAAACTGGCAGACGCACtggcccctccaggaccaggggtGCCCACCCCTGCTATAGCCGCTTGAGATAACTGAATGCACATACCAGGCTGGCCATGGACTGGCCAATGTCAGGAATGGAGCGCGTTGTCTGCACCCTGCTCTCCAGGTTCTTGATGAAGTCTGCGGCCATACTTACGAGCTGCACCACATACCTGCAGCGGGGAAGATTGTAATATAGGCGCTATTTTGGGAAGTCTGACTGCACATTTCACCACACGGATTCAATGGAAACGCCTGTACCCACCCGCCGGGGCGGCTGAGGTGGGCTTGACAGAAACACATTCATGTAGGCAGCTGCGTGGGCATGCATAGCCTGCAAAGGAGCAGGTAAAgagttattccatgctgaaagaaaaagaaagctccacagccaaaatggtaagtctcttttcttttgctttcagcaaggaataaaccctTACCTGTTCCTTGACAGAAACATGTACCCCCATGAGGATTCTTCTGGCTTGGCAGCTTGTTTGCTTTCCTGCAGGGGGTGAAGGTTCCCCTCTTATTGCTGTTCCAAGTGAAGCAAGAGAGGTGGCCATCATAATTAAGGGAAGACCCTGGGGCCCCTTTCCTCTTTTTGACATCCCATTGACATCAGTATCAACGAATAATCTTCTACCAGGTTGTTGCGTTACAGACTTGTCAAGATATCATTCCTGGAAGAAAACTGTTAAATTGCAGTTTGTCTTAAACACTGAAGGGCTGCCTCTATACTTGCCTGTGCAGGTTGGCCTCAACGGGCAGATTCTGCTGGCAATGTGGTTTCATCAGCCTTTGCCAAAGACTCCTACGTTCATGCAATACTTCCTGCAAATGGGAGGTGAACTGCTGCAGGGCTTCAAACTTCTTGGCTGGAGAAACAATAACTTCCATCACTGTccatatcattttaaaacaggcagcacCGAGACAAGAACTCAAGTCCCAGCTCTTCTTAAAAATGTCAATGTAACCACTGCAGGagttaatttaatattacaaaGACCAAAAAAGTGAAGCATTTAGCTTAATACATTCTTCATATTACTTTAAAGTAAGTGAAGTGAACATTTTGAGCATTAACATCTCGTAAATCTCTATTAGAAGCCAGAAAAGTATATTCAAGCAACTCTCCTGGAGGAGACTGTATTGCTACCAAGTTGGACATGTACCACCTACAGAGATAAAAGCTGTGGGTGACCTCAGCTCCCTCTTTTTCTAGCTGTAAGAGTTCCACTTCCAGGCTTTTCTGAAAGCAAGAAAAAACGCACAATGAGAAGCATTCTGTGAAGTACAGGCGCAACAGCTTGAGCAACGCGAAGGGAACCCGCCCTTTCCAAAACGGATTGAAAACATTCAATGATTCAGGTGCAAGGAAAACAGAAAGGATACTTTTTCAGAGAAGTGAGAAAACAGGTAGCGTCTGCGGAGGTCAGAGGTTACCTCGTTAATGTCGTGCCTCAATGCTGCAACTTGTTCAGCTTCAAGGAGTTGAGGAGAGAAGACAGTTATGTCTCTGGGGATGCCATCCACGTCCTGCAACACGGCAAGGAAGCCGAGTAAGCATCTCATTACCATGTGCATTATACTTCAGTTCACACCACAAGCATAAAACAGAAGGAAAAGGAACCCCGAGGAAAAGTGAAGCATTTTTGTCAAATACCATGTCTCAGGGGAAGAACATGATACGTATCATTTAAAAACGTGAAGTGGACTGAACCTAGAAAATACAGCTGGATACATGCTGAAAACCCGTGTACACTTCAGATTGATTCGTTTGAGTAACGTCCGGTGGCTCAGTTGAAAGCGTGCTCTACCCTCACCTCAGACAGCGCTCCGGAAGCCACACATCTGGCCAGCACCTGGGCTGCAGGGGTCACGGCATAGGGCGCCGGCACCCAGGGATTCATCTCCAGGGCAGGGACGCGCCACTCATCAACTGAAATCATCATCGGTATCATTCGGCACTGAATAACAAGCACTGATCGGTAAAGACGACAAAGGCACTGTTGGTGTTGGGTGTTGGTGATGAAACAGGAAAATGCAAGACAAATAAGATACATTTCAGACGTTGCACTTACTTCTAACCCGTAGCTTACTGTAAGTACAAAACATGTACCGGTAGTGGTtatgtttacagttttttttatgcaaCCCAAAACCGTTAAAAATCTAATGgaattaaacaaaatcatttaaataaattcGAATAAACATCTGCAAAAATCTGAAAGCCGTCGAACACACAATTACTGACATTTTCGAGTGCAGTTCTTTTTGATTCAGCTTGAAGGAGacaatacattttcttaatccccatttaaaactttaaatataACAAGACTCATATTTCGCCGCTGGTAGGTTCGCTAGAAGAATATATCACCTTAGCGTGTTTGAGAACAGGAAGGATCCGTGTTATAATACAACATAACAATAATCTCACCTAAGTGTGATCTTATTTTCCCTCTGCAGTCCCATCACTGCCATTCTATTTTAAACAATCCCGCACCCGCCTCTTTTCTGCGCACACTGATGACGTATTTTAAAAGCGATTTGGTAATTTGTCAAATTTGTTTCCTCGCCTAACATAATAATACAAGACATTTGCACAATTTTAATGTCAAATCACTTATTTTATTGCAGAATTAGTTGCAAAATAAAGATGAGGTTTACTGCGGCTgatatttttcagtttcttaaaTAATAACATAATAGCACGAACGTGAACAACATTTTGCCATGTTGTCAGTGCCAGTCTTGTTTGAGGGTTCAAGGTAAAAGTTCCGTGAagttgccccccccccccctaaagacagcacaaacgattaAACCCActtcattcgttagtgctgcgtttgtgccggtttgtgtcgCTGTAAGTAGCGtctgtgctgctttcgtttcaGAGAtgtagcgccttgttttttcggGTAATCACGTGACTATTTACAAGGACATTTAC
It encodes the following:
- the heatr4 gene encoding HEAT repeat-containing protein 4, with the protein product MPDTMDPVLFSKPPVTTPGLKHLRQERLYLQFLHRISSGLTFTQDVVKERGPDTLSYSQMDFSRLFDASGLLTTTAKLKNHTSHKRATPRQLPVCSSGCAEELSKSSLTGPKNTYTISTLPPELPSLFPTELPPSLHSVSELSTVQRTDSCLLQSNQSEALNVSKKVKGKRKANVSGSLKKTVSDDCISSSSKWDEFVLKKLTKTTAQWIVSQQMPGQSANKARLQDLLKQHYGSASATDLVCDEPMNMEDFRRYHDLPKEEPKEQIVDGTHPETPLPLYYRVPGFCLLPTQPDEPGGNNWTADNVKVRHLEPPQPPRLQDRLNPRAGRYVYHTDNSFEQELYSEISRQVHQHDGRQRDRIIMDNNSEYQKHLQDRFPRGPEEWSKIGAGIRPPKRTAILKPEKGARRWVSLPSPADYAMERGLQPPDYSGQDTILPGTLRKQPQSCPPQERHALRYMVEEWRKAWKLMTRWQNVTIEGLKRNLSDLHYHVRIIAIATCASGAVNRPSMGQESTATAPFWRPRDVQVVPEELQPLLLSALEDPSDRVRLAAALCQYVMGTANRQARNILHSVLQQDLAGVGADSWAAAQCLALEGDTSIAVIQRLLSQLYEGEAHSDREQATVLLASLSKSTTLVRSLLAEKLNSGNWRDRAVSCNTIAGLSGPINKDIANKLVFLMWNDWNRNVRLAAARALGKMELGKEVHNELRKKLEEAPPSWRVEALSLLAQLEIMTAKLLPAFLCCLSDDYAAVRKQACQTAAALGIKDEMVLNHLIHLMQTDPLWEVRVRAISALGKIGCLTPAVQEHLLWALHHEEEPRVRIATCDAIKALCVSGPELQHFLQERLILEANPEVQRKIADVLRTYGCSLNNDKDTICKIKEQVDKLCTKGVITQKVLMLEELEETHMQQKRHLDLASDPGRQFTHTDMARLLEDSYTEHHNPQPTTLPPDSRQSTDETKTQSFSDTFRSSSPATGDSITTPQGHLSIEFHV
- the haus2 gene encoding HAUS augmin-like complex subunit 2 isoform X2, whose amino-acid sequence is MNPWVPAPYAVTPAAQVLARCVASGALSEDVDGIPRDITVFSPQLLEAEQVAALRHDINEKSLEVELLQLEKEGAEVTHSFYLSKKFEALQQFTSHLQEVLHERRSLWQRLMKPHCQQNLPVEANLHRYVVQLVSMAADFIKNLESRVQTTRSIPDIGQSMASLDNALTRLLSLVSDVEELSKQILQWKDLQINAPKQSPEKH
- the haus2 gene encoding HAUS augmin-like complex subunit 2 isoform X1; protein product: MIPMMISVDEWRVPALEMNPWVPAPYAVTPAAQVLARCVASGALSEDVDGIPRDITVFSPQLLEAEQVAALRHDINEKSLEVELLQLEKEGAEVTHSFYLSKKFEALQQFTSHLQEVLHERRSLWQRLMKPHCQQNLPVEANLHRYVVQLVSMAADFIKNLESRVQTTRSIPDIGQSMASLDNALTRLLSLVSDVEELSKQILQWKDLQINAPKQSPEKH